The Coffea arabica cultivar ET-39 chromosome 1e, Coffea Arabica ET-39 HiFi, whole genome shotgun sequence genome has a window encoding:
- the LOC140013137 gene encoding nicotine N-demethylase CYP82E4-like, translating to MYLLPHLLAILGLSALLLLYKQRIPMNQNSNSNSFKARKQPPEPSGAWPVIGHLPQLNSHGTLARTFGALADKYGPVFSIRLGMTRALVVSNWEAVKECFTTNDKVLASRPDSNAGVYLGYNNAAFGFAPYGHFWRQMRKLVLLEVLSNRRLETLRHVRVSEIQTSTRELFSVINREENAPAKVVMSEWVEQLTLNIIVRTIAGKRYSDSAAGNRIDAQYFKKVVKEYMYVTGQLDLSDVIPFPLLRWLDPLGHIKSMKRLFKELDAIMQIWIDEHVEKRRTKSISGDEQSFIDVLLSVIEDDFTLGQPRETLIKATINNLILAGSDTTSVHLTWLLSLLVNNRQVMEQAQEEIDSSVGKERWVNESDIKNLVYLQAIVKEALRLYPPGPLSVPHLAREDCEVSGYHVPKGTRLFVNVWKLHRDPRIWSEPDKFCPERFMTSHAEVDVSGQHFEFTPFGSGRRSCPGITFAMQVTHLTLARLLQGFNFAAPSDLPVDMAEGQGMTLPRVNPLELLVVPRLACELYEY from the exons ATGTATCTTCTTCCACATCTGCTTGCAATTCTTGGTCTCTCAGCTTTGCTTCTACTTTACAAACAACGGATACCGATGAATCAGAATTCAAATAGTAATAGTTTCAAGGCCCGCAAACAGCCCCCAGAACCATCAGGTGCCTGGCCTGTCATAGGCCACCTTCCACAATTGAACAGCCACGGCACCCTGGCCAGGACCTTTGGAGCCCTGGCAGATAAATACGGTCCTGTCTTTTCCATCCGGCTGGGAATGACCCGGGCCCTGGTCGTGAGCAACTGGGAAGCTGTCAAAGAATGCTTTACAACCAACGACAAAGTCTTGGCTTCTCGCCCGGATTCTAACGCCGGAGTATACCTCGGCTACAATAACGCAGCTTTTGGTTTTGCACCTTACGGCCACTTTTGGCGCCAGATGAGGAAGCTGGTTTTGCTAGAGGTTCTTTCGAATCGAAGGCTCGAGACTCTCAGGCATGTCCGAGTCTCAGAAATACAAACCAGCACCAGGGAATTATTCTCAGTTATCAACAGAGAAGAAAATGCTCCAGCAAAGGTGGTGATGAGCGAGTGGGTTGAGCAATTAACTTTGAACATAATTGTGAGGACAATTGCCGGCAAGAGATACAGTGATAGCGCAGCTGGTAACAGAATTGATGCTCAGTATTTCAAGAAAGTTGTCAAGGAATACATGTATGTTACAGGGCAATTAGATTTGTCCGATGTGATTCCATTTCCACTCCTGAGATGGCTTGATCCTCTGGGGCATATTAAATCCATGAAGCGTCTTTTCAAAGAGCTTGATGCTATCATGCAAATCTGGATCGACGAACATGTTGAGAAAAGAAGGACGAAGAGCATTTCCGGTGATGAGCAAAGCTTCATAGATGTTCTGCTTTCAGTGATTGAAGATGACTTCACACTTGGCCAACCCAGGGAGACCTTAATCAAGGCCACAATAAAT AATCTGATCCTAGCAGGATCCGACACGACGTCAGTTCATTTGACATGGCTGTTATCCCTCTTAGTGAACAATAGGCAAGTGATGGAGCAAGCACAAGAAGAAATAGACTCAAGCGTTGGTAAAGAGAGATGGGTAAACGAATCCGATATAAAGAATTTAGTATACCTCCAAGCAATCGTGAAAGAAGCATTGCGCTTATACCCACCAGGACCTCTATCGGTGCCCCACCTAGCCAGGGAAGATTGCGAGGTAAGTGGTTACCATGTCCCGAAAGGCACTCGTTTATTTGTCAACGTGTGGAAGCTGCACCGCGATCCAAGAATTTGGTCGGAGCCGGACAAGTTTTGCCCTGAGAGATTCATGACTAGCCACGCAGAGGTTGATGTTTCTGGCCAGCATTTCGAGTTCACCCCTTTTGGCTCTGGCAGGCGGTCTTGTCCGGGAATAACATTTGCGATGCAAGTGACGCATTTAACGCTAGCGCGGCTGCTTCAGGGGTTCAATTTTGCTGCACCTTCAGACTTGCCCGTTGACATGGCCGAAGGCCAAGGAATGACCTTGCCCAGGGTAAATCCGCTTGAGCTACTGGTGGTGCCTCGCTTGGCCTGTGAGCTTTATGAATATTAA
- the LOC113713524 gene encoding uncharacterized protein, which yields MGRRRNSSAMNKLFTWVRRQSMKVKAFLAVTCLLSALVALKLLIKDHDHFFVASEAAHFLGIIVLIYKLSSQKTCSGLSLKSQELTAIFLGVRVFCSFFIEGDIHTVLDFVTLVSTLWVIYMIRFKLKSTYAAELDNMPIYYVVVPCAILAVLIYPYTSHATIYRILWAFCVYLEAISVLPQLRMIQNAKMIEAFTAHYVFALGVARFFGFAHWIILVSDTAGLNLLLVKSGYLWRLAVFLAEVVQTFILADFCYYYVKSLVGGQVLASLPV from the exons ATGGGTCGACGGAGGAATTCATCGGCAATGAACAAGCTATTTACATGGGTGAGGAGGCAGTCCATGAAGGTCAAGGCTTTCTTGGCCGTGACTTGTCTTCTCTCAGCATTGGTGGCTCTCAAATTGCTTATTAAAGATCACGACCACTTTTTTGTTGCCTCTGAGGCTGCACATTTTTTGGGCATCATCGTCCTGATTTATAAGCTCTCCAGTCAAAAGACTTGTTCCG gCCTTTCATTAAAGTCTCAGGAGCTGACGGCTATATTCTTGGGTGTCAGAGTATTCTGTAGCTTTTTCATTGAAGGGGACATTCACACCGTTCTTGATTTTGTCACCCTTGTGTCAACATTGTGGGTTATATACATGATAAGATTTAAACTGAAGTCAACCTATGCCGCTGAGCTGGACAATATGCCGATATACTATGTG GTGGTGCCTTGTGCCATTCTGGCTGTGCTTATTTATCCTTACACTAGTCATGCTACAATATACAGGATTCTTTGGGCTTTTTGTGTTTACCTGGAAGCCATTTCTGTGTTGCCTCAGCTTCGCATGATACAGAATGCCAAG ATGATTGAAGCTTTTACAGCCCATTATGTGTTTGCTTTGGGAGTTGCCAGATTCTTTGGCTTTGCTCATTGGATAATTCTG GTTTCTGATACTGCCGGACTGAATCTGCTTCTGGTTAAAAGCGGATACCTTTGGCGGCTGGCTGTTTTCCTGGCAGAGGTGGTCCAGACCTTCATATTGGCCGACTTTTGCTATTATTATGTCAAGAG CCTCGTCGGTGGTCAAGTTCTAGCCAGTCTACCCGTCTAA